In Oncorhynchus mykiss isolate Arlee chromosome 1, USDA_OmykA_1.1, whole genome shotgun sequence, the following proteins share a genomic window:
- the LOC110515173 gene encoding uncharacterized protein LOC110515173 — translation MEQSNCTRSRATSVMETTEEGKLNNVEHLTLMDFLQNLTEKQWRGIREGMFDPLTKQQLAGLCLRIVQFLSDKLMQIIIPGLYELLGIQDAASSPLLQRSLTASLTSLLDDKTNTKSRVRFTEAGVPKRPGSRKSYNSFRIPTPYPSSNCMEQEEEEEQESQLKFKEIYLTKGSLGSGSYLPKGAMRTLTSLSDVQKKTTNSEMLQVLLGVSEDTLVTCVQDSLQGSLSKLACMFNSPSGSAGSMMLTPAVMSELAKDVKSALSVVVKSASASQTSLVTPVRGDSQTKVTESMVRELAAKLEKVDQESKSLTGQVMTMISDTMVAFVDENEQNLLEDLKDKITFLASHVGFIEDLDALIRKYESSYNISESGSSCTLTSKSIQKLSSREFQTSAIQAVSGVLDKKVSSLSFPSSVNQSELTGAVSGQTLSGIVKTESIHPVGSAASVVVKTFVSDMKSLAESEESPQQKSAWSAAVHIYHSIQNNLKDYFSKLQRCALKSIVTSDDNITNAEFKETVPLPCLNMKYRPSKSEPQLPESTGAVTLQRGLSECSKLLWAKTESEESKLLLTTCTKEVISELLVLYKTAMSKEDALYTVGEKGSGFSIEREKFVEGVLAQLGDIAHSRASSPIVCEFPCQIEDSRSKATASLTSLLDCIRKLSSEEFKRNATQAVSEFLVKKSTSSLTSAQPAYSVASRSCSIQNQYTWSNDICADSAAFGIIETFVEDLQSLAQPAKVEEREPDLQENAQKLQSRIWSATTSLYNNIQKTLKDFIIHQRRSDMLSRTSSHIPTEDSGHLGTKEHICLASQDLRQASKSVPHFHSLNLEVALHRGVSECSKLLWTETDKALLTNSTKEVISTILTSCEDQASNAPCFSTVGKKISDMSLEVNMLVGGVLSQLKDISLSRSPTPCEDMFERLQGSPERTSPVSLDCSTAASKGIASSHSLSTKSLQKRSSHEFQTKAEKGVSEVLSRSFNIVEEGTTDKYLQSVSTSTTSTDIIQTMVKDQQELTQTTQSSDMVSGTSLLTTGQVSEKRIWSVAHNIYNSLQSKITEFLRKDLQRSDTTLGSIQIFTYQSSPASQRASLGHLEVNQSSVTPGVNDACVDIPHKLLPKTTELSGSMLEDIDTIRCRSADSQNTRNTSSSRSSISLTPTSKLRQSKWHFALPGTPIPTEFPAQIDFPIVRNTIIDDFFHTEDLLPVTFVDKVRQAAGVVVDIMVESVENTQEDGQGASHLDDLRSAVRKLRKIISTWTIHIFSHELVDKVIALQDSHSTPQVLTLAAARSASDSILSRLKWGKEQCAISKELSSQLLQIFAEETVKCFLRQWSDEYENINFDVSVQNDPKTSTCMVILQMITKATAKCYFESATSVATSDIVEGVFDLERDTISSTGEQVLTFNTKGSKKVRKDHCPQESLEYQPQNISPTVYFTETMTTSHGSFSPEGIYDIASSFPLEEKSRKPSLFTRLSRSITKGFLSPFKSSRKTKLFK, via the exons ATG GAGCAGAGCAATTGTACCAGGAGCAGAGCAACCTCAGTGATGGAAACCACAGAAGAGGGGAAGCTCAACAATGTGGAACATCTGACACTTATGGACTTCCTTCAAAACCTAACTGAGAA GCAATGGAGGGGGATTCGTGAGGGCATGTTTGACCCG CTGACAAAACAACAGCTTGCCGGCTTGTGTCTGAGGATTGTCCAGTTTTTATCGGACAAGCTGATGCAGATCATCATCCCAGGTCTTTACGAACTACTGGGCATCCAAGATGCTGCCTCCTCTCCATTGTTACAGAGATCTCTCACAGCGTCACTCACCAGTCTGTTAGACGATAAGACTAACACCAAGTCCCGCGTGAGATTTACTGAGGCTGGTGTACCTAAGAGGCCAGGCAGTCGAAAGTCTTACAATAGCTTTCGCATCCCGACTCCCTACCCTTCCTCCAACTGTatggagcaggaagaggaagaagaacaggAATCACAACTTAAGTTCAAGGAGATTTACCTGACTAAGGGCAGTCTGGGCAGTGGAAGCTACCTGCCCAAGGGGGCCATGAG gactctaacctctctgtctgatgTGCAGAAGAAAACAACCAACTCTGAGATGCTACAAGTCCTCTTAGGTGTCTCAGAGGACACCCTCGTCACCTGTGTGCAGGACAGCCTGCAAGGTTCTCTCTCCAAACTTGCATGCATGTTCAATTCTCCATCTGGAAGTGCAGGCTCTATGATGCTAACCCCTGCTGTAATGTCAGAGTTGGCTAAAGATGTCAAGTCGGCCTTATCAGTGGTCGTTAAGAGTGCCTCCGCAAGTCAAACCTCTCTAGTGACACCGGTAAGGGGAGACTCACAGACCAAGGTGACTGAAAGCATggtgagagagctggctgctaAACTTGAAAAAGTTGACCAAGAGAGCAAGAGTCTAACAGGGCAAGTCATGACCATGATCTCTGACACAATGGTGGCTTTTGTTGACGAGAACGAACAGAATTTGCTGGAAGATCTGAAGGACAAGATCACGTTTTTGGCATCGCATGTTGGCTTCATTGAGGATCTTGATGCCCTGATAAGGAAATACGAGAGCAGCTACAATATTAGTGAATCTGGTTCCTCCTGCACGCTCACATCTAAGAGCATCCAAAAACTCTCTAGCCGGGAGTTTCAAACATCAGCAATACAAGCAGTGAGTGGAGTTCTTGACAAAAAAGTCAGTAGTTTGAGCTTTCCTAGTTCAGTCAATCAGTCTGAGTTAACAGGTGCTGTATCAGGTCAAACATTGTCTGGCATTGTAAAGACAGAGTCAATTCACCCAGTGGGCTCAGCAGCGTCAGTAGTTGTTAAGACTTTCGTGTCAGATATGAAGTCCTTGGCTGAATCTGAAGAGAGTCCCCAACAGAAGAGTGCCTGGTCTGCTGCTGTTCACATTTACCACAGCATCCAAAACAACTTGAAAGATTATTTCAGCAAGCTTCAGCGATGTGCCTTAAAgagcattgtcacatctgatgACAACATCACAAATGCTGAGTTTAAGGAGACAGTTCCACTTCCTTGCTTAAACATGAAATATAGGCCCAGTAAGAGTGAGCCTCAGTTGCCAGAGTCCACTGGTGCAGTTACTTTACAAAGAGGCCTAAGTGAGTGCTCAAAACTTCTTTGGGCAAAAACTGAGTCAGAAGAAAGCAAGCTCCTTCTGACAACTTGCACCAAAGAAGTCATCTCAGAGCTTCTGGTCTTGTACAAGACTGCAATGTCAAAGGAGGACGCCCTGTACACTGTTGGAGAAAAAGGATCAGGCTTctctattgagagagagaaatttgTAGAGGGTGTTCTGGCTCAGCTTGGGGATATTGCCCATTCCAGGGCCTCATCACCAATAGTATGTGAGTTCCCCTGTCAAATTGAGGACAGCAGAAGTAAGGCCACAGCTTCTTTGACCAGTCTGTTAGATTGTATTAGAAAACTCTCAAGTGAGGAATTTAAGAGAAATGCCACTCAAGCAGTGAGTGAGTTCCTAGTTAAAAAGTCCACCAGTAGCTTAACTAGTGCACAGCCTGCTTATTCTGTAGCATCCAGGTCTTGTTCCATTCAAAACCAGTACACATGGTCAAATGATATTTGTGCGGATTCTGCTGCCTTTGGCATCATTGAAACATTTGTGGAAGACCTGCAGAGCTTGGCGCAACCTGcaaaagtagaggagagagaacctgaccTCCAGGAAAATGCACAAAAGCTACAGAGCAGGATCTGGTCTGCTACCACTAGTTTATATAACAATATTCAGAAGACATTAAAGGACTTCATCATTCATCAGCGGAGGTCAGACATGCTGAGCAGAACGTCTAGTCATATACCCACAGAGGACTCTGGACATCTTGGGACTAAGGAGCACATTTGTTTGGCAAGCCAGGACTTGAGGCAAGCTAGTAAGAGTGTGCCTCACTTTCACAGTTTGAACCTTGAAGTGGCTCTACACAGGGGTGTCAGCGAGTGTTCAAAACTTCTCTGGACTGAAACAGACAAGGCTCTACTGACCAATAGTACCAAAGAGGTCATTTCAACAATCTTGACCTCATGCGAGGATCAGGCATCAAATGCACCTTGCTTCTCCACAGTAGGAAAGAAAATATCTGATATGTCCCTTGAGGTCAACATGTTGgtaggtggtgttctgtctcaGCTGAAGGACATCTCCTTGTCAAGGTCCCCAACACCATGTGAAGACATGTTTGAACGTCTCCAAGGTTCTCCTGAGCGAACCTCTCCAGTAAGTCTAGATTGCAGCACGGCTGCCTCCAAAGGCATTGCATCTTCCCACAGTCTTTCAACAAAGAGCCTCCAAAAACGTTCTAGTCATGAGTTCCAAACCAAAGCtgagaaaggagtgagtgaggTCCTCTCTAGATCATTTAACATTGTGGAGGAAGGTACAACAGATAAGTACCTCCAGTCTGTATCTACATCCACCacatctactgatattatacaaaccATGGTGAAAGACCAGCAGGAGCTCACCCAGACCACCCAATCATCTGACATGGTATCTGGAACCTCCCTGCTCACCACTGGACAGGTTTCTGAGAAAAGAATCTGGTCTGTGGCTCATAACATCTACAACAGTCTGCAAAGTAAGATTACGGAGTTTCTCAGAAAAGATCTTCAAAGATCAGACACAACACTTGGTTCAATCCAAATCTTTACATATCAAAGCAGTCCTGCATCACAAAGAGCAAGTCTCGGCCATCTTGAGGTCAACCAGAGCAGTGTTACACCTGGTGTAAACGATGCCTGTGTGGACATTCCGCACAAATTACTACCTAAAACCACTGAGCTCTCAGGATCCATGCTGGAGGATATTGACACGATCCGTTGTAGGAGTGCTGACAGCCAAAATACAAGAAATACCTCTTCTTCACGCTCTTCCATCTCTCTAACACCTACTTCAAAATTAAGGCAGTCGAAATGGCACTTTGCCTTACCCGGGACTCCCATCCCCACTGAGTTTCCTGCTCAGattgactttcccattgttagaaacacaatcattgacGACTTCTTTCACACAGAGGACTTACTTCCTGTAACCTTTGTGGACAAAGTCAGGCAAGCTGCTGGGGTGGTAGTGGACATTATGGTGGAAAGTGTTGAGAACACACAGGAAGATGGACAGGGTGCTTCACATCTTGACGACCTCCGATCTGCTGttaggaaattgagaaaaatcaTTTCCACTTGGACCATCCACATTTTCAGCCATGAATTGGTGGATAAAGTGATAGCCCTTCAGGACAGCCACAGCACTCCACAGGTCTTAACATTGGCAGCAGCCAGAAGTGCTTCAGACTCCATTCTTTCAAGGCTGAAATGGGGAAAGGAACAATGTGCCATATCCAAGGAGCTCTCCTCTCAGCTTCTCCAGATATTTGCTGAAGAGACAGTGAAGTGCTTCCTGAGACAGTGGTCAGATGAATATGAAAACATAAACTTTGATGTTTCAGTCCAGAACGATCCAAAGACTTCTACTTGCATGGTCATTCTTCAAATGATCACCAAAGCCACTGCTAAATGTTATTTTGAGTCCGCTACCAGCGTGGCCACCAGTGACATTGTAGAAGGCGTGTTTGATTTGGAAAGGGATACCATCAGCAGTACTGGAGAGCAGGTCCTCACCTTCAATACAAAG GGTTCCAAGAAAGTTAGAAAGGACCACTGTCCTCAAGAGTCTCTGGAGTACCAGCCCCAGAACATTTCCCCTACTGTGTACTTTACAG AGACGATGACAACATCTCATGGCTCCTTTTCTCCAGAGGGAATTTATGATATCGCATCGTCCTTCCCACTTGAAGAGAAGAGTCGCAAACCCTCCCTTTTCACCAGATTGTCTAGATCCATCACGAAAGGCTTTCTCAGCCCATTCAAATCTTCAAGGAAAACcaaattatttaaataa
- the LOC110519734 gene encoding protein ANKUB1-like isoform X1 — translation MTLVSQQCGLPVSSFRLSSPTGLQLYDCNRLHDYAIDLGAILRLDTWDGWAEFLRGCFLGHRLTVQRHLSRERPVRRFQLRVALYIAASLGHLDLAGWLLERGVRVIEPVGVHPYREWCHQTAHPDVAKCPAVASIERGQLTILKLFFAISVLTLACRGSVCVTWPPSCALWWSSQVWPCPCGHTSR, via the exons ATGACCCTGGTGTCCCAGCAGTGTGGGCTTCCCGTCAGCTCCTTCAGACTGAGCTCTCCCACCGGCCTGCAACTCTACGACTGCAACCGGCTGCACGACTACGCCATTGACCTGG GGGCTATTCTACGGTTGGACACCTGGGATGGGTGGGCGGAGTTCCTCAGAGGCTGCTTCCTGGGACACAGACTGACCGTCCAACGACACCTGTCTAGGGAGAGACCTGTGAGGAG GTTCCAGCTCCGGGTGGCACTCTACATCGCTGCTTCTCTGGGCCACTTGGACCTGGCCGGCTGGCTGCTGGAGAGGGGGGTGCGTGTCATTGAGCCGGTGGGGGTTCACCCTTACCGTGAGTGGTGCCACCAGACGGCCCACCCCGACGTCGCCAAGTGTCCCGCTGTTGCCTCCATCGAGCGCGGCCAGCTCACCATCCTCAAACTCTTTTTCGCCATCAGCGTTCTGACCCTTGCCTGTCGGGGAAGTGTGTGCGTCACCTGGCCACCAAGCTGTGCTCTGTGGTGGTCCTCCCAGGTATGGCCCTGCCCATGCGGACATACCTCCAGATAA